A window of the Gossypium arboreum isolate Shixiya-1 chromosome 2, ASM2569848v2, whole genome shotgun sequence genome harbors these coding sequences:
- the LOC108475827 gene encoding probable 2-oxoglutarate-dependent dioxygenase AOP1, producing MDLESEMKLPVINFSEENLKPGTTGWASACKDVRRALEEHGCFEAKFDKLPGQLHDAVFATAEELFQLPTEVKMRNTSDMPFFGYFGQYKTVPLYESLAIDHPTSLDGTQRFTNLMWPAGNDRFRESAQRYSEVVAELHRTVMRMLFESYGVGNCYDYYIKITRYLLRYLRYSEPKMGESNAGLLPHTDKTFLSILHQGDISGLQMQLKDGQWVAPPPSPTSFVVMAGDALMAWSNDGIPSCNHQVIMKEKGIRYSLGMFTFMDGIIHILEEVGDETHPIKYKSFHHFELLQFMNSNLKTNPHMCFIKAFCGV from the exons ATGGATTTGGAATCAGAGATGAAGCTTCCCGTCATCAATTTTTCTGAGGAAAATCTAAAGCCAGGAACAACAGGTTGGGCATCGGCATGCAAGGATGTCCGGCGAGCTCTGGAAGAACACGGTTGCTTCGAAGCAAAATTCGATAAATTACCTGGCCAGCTTCACGACGCTGTATTCGCCACAGCTGAAGAGCTGTTCCAGCTCCCAACCGAGGTAAAAATGCGGAACACAAGCGACATGCCTTTCTTCGGTTATTTCGGACAATACAAAACTGTTCCACTCTACGAGTCCTTGGCAATCGACCACCCAACATCTCTTGATGGAACTCAAAGGTTCACCAATCTCATGTGGCCTGCTGGAAACGATCGCTTTCG CGAAAGTGCTCAAAGGTACTCAGAGGTTGTGGCAGAACTTCATCGAACCGTGATGAGAATGTTGTTTGAAAGCTATGGTGTTGGAAATTGCTACGATTATTACATCAAAATCACCCGCTACCTTCTACGATACTTGAGATACAGTGAGCCTAAGATGGGGGAGAGTAATGCTGGTTTATTGCCTCATACAGACAAAACTTTCTTGTCTATACTTCATCAAGGTGATATCAGCGGTTTGCAGATGCAATTGAAAGATGGTCAATGGGTTGCGCCGCCACCGTCGCCAACTTCTTTCGTTGTCATGGCTGGGGATGCTTTGATG GCATGGAGTAATGACGGAATACCATCTTGTAATCATCAAGTAATCATGAAGGAGAAGGGAATAAGATACTCATTGGGGATGTTTACATTCATGGATGGGATCATACATATACTTGAAGAGGTAGGGGACGAGACTCACCCCATCAAATACAAGTCCTTCCACCACTTTGAACTCCTTCAGTTTATGAATTCCAATTTGAAAACCAACCCTCACATGTGTTTTATCAAAGCCTTTTGTGGTGTTTGA